One Cucumis sativus cultivar 9930 chromosome 1, Cucumber_9930_V3, whole genome shotgun sequence DNA segment encodes these proteins:
- the LOC101218840 gene encoding uncharacterized protein LOC101218840 codes for MEESIKDQQSTPFPGNAARPKLQRYALRSGNNKSKDDKLPAPELSNPPSSASKRGRSVSSVSKSVGVLELSAKDKSAKPPRRLSIPTKNLSPTRKLVGNITPISEVRRTARSQGKSDTPVSDFSRSSKKTFHLLSSTSYWLSQIKLSEAASKHSVSLGFFKLALEAGCKPLHRMRDELKSYINRCNLDESEQTVKDLLENYNSAQETEQLQVSESISQGPEVGTRSSDDEVHSSSSSVEPRKLKPKSLNADVSKTTPVTEVNQRNLTTTPRNRGTWNKNVAPNSTSETTKKSLKKPHKSNKQEPIQGKEKTKKQGKKQPSEKAPATTSPEEDSVQSNKENLEAPQIEVISTEQLVM; via the exons ATGGAAGAATCCATCAAGGACCAGCAATCTACTCCATTTCCTG GTAACGCAGCCAGACCCAAGCTTCAGCGCTATGCTTTGCGTTCGGGGAATAATAAATCTAAAGATGACAAGCTTCCTGCTCCTGAATTGTCGAATCCTCCTTCTTCTGCCTCAAAGAG GGGAAGATCTGTGTCCAGTGTGAGCAAAAGTGTTGGAGTCCTTGAACTATCTGCCAAGGACAAGTCCGCTAAACCACCAAGAAGGCTCTCTATACCAACTAAAAATCTAAGCCCGACTCGAAAATTAGTTGGCAACATTACACCAATATCAGAGGTCCGGAGAACTGCTAGGAGCCAGGGGAAAAGTGACACACCTGTTTCTGACTTTTCGCGGTCAAGCAAGAAAACATTCCACCTTTTATCTTCTACATCATATTGGCTATCGCAGATCAAGCTCTCTGAAGCTGCTTCTAAGCATTCAGTGTCGCTTGGATTCTTTAAGCTTGCATTGGAGGCAGGGTGCAAG CCTCTTCATCGGATGCGTGATGAACTCAAATCCTATATTAATCGTTGCAACCTTGATGAAAGTGAACAAACGGTGAAAGATTTGCTAGAAAACTACAATTCCGCACAAGAAACAGAGCAACTACAGGTCTCTGAATCCATTTCCCAGGGACCTGAAGTGGGAACAAGGTCTTCAGATGATGAAGTTCATAGCTCTTCATCCTCAGTAGAGCCTCGGAAGCTTAAACCAAAATCCTTAAACGCCGATGTCTCCAAAACTACCCCAGTCACTGAGGTCAATCAGAGAAATCTTACTACAACACCAAGAAACAGAGGAACTTGGAATAAAAATGTTGCCCCAAATTCAACTTCAGAGACAACGAAAAAATCTTTGAAGAAACCCCATAAGTCAAACAAGCAAGAACCCATtcaaggaaaggaaaagaccAAGAAGCAAGGAAAGAAACAGCCCAGCGAGAAGG CTCCAGCTACCACAAGTCCTGAAGAAGATTCTGTGcaatcaaacaaagaaaatttg GAGGCTCCCCAAATTGAAGTGATTTCAACAGAACAATTAGTGATGtga
- the LOC101218602 gene encoding isochorismate synthase 2, chloroplastic isoform X2: MSIANNSATGRHCLGFHQRLSRCRRISAAVAWRERGRRWGGEVCDSAAMDGCVGGSQEPGGTVGIIETRNFPAVQTAALATERLRRGVAELKSEAPAFTSGIIRLQVPIQQRIQAIDWLSSQPHLLPRTFFSGRSRPTHSSAHNISNGSHSFNHHHHLLSVAGVGSAVVFRRLHCFSYNDWASIKRFLSKKCPLIRAYGVIRFDSRANISPEWEPFGSFYFMVPQVEFDEFEENSMLAATVAWDHACSWTWENAIESLQSTIEQVSSNNVNLQKDLPQIPILSYTHVPSKTFWERAVDRALQVIDGSNSELTKVVLARSTQIVTGVDIDPVTWVACLQKEGNNSYQFCVQPSNAPAFIGNTPERLFHREGLGIKSDALAATRARGRTAIEDIKIEHDLFSNPKEDLEFSIVRETIKKKLEAVCDAVVVEPYKSVRKLPRIQHLYAQLTGRLRSEEDEFEILSTLHPTPAVCGLPTEEARDFIAETVFDRGMYAGPVGWFGGGESEFAVGIRSALVKRGLGALIYAGTGIVKGSNPSSEWDELELKISQISRSLELEVVHAPN, translated from the exons atgagCATTGCCAATAATTCAGCCACGGGACGACATTGTCTTGGGTTTCACCAGCGTCTGAGTCGCTGCCGCCGTATTTCAGCCGCCGTAGCTTGGAGGGAGCGAGGGCGGAGGTGGGGTGGGGAGGTTTGTGATTCCGCGGCGATGGATGGGTGCGTCGGAGGAAGTCAAGAACCTGGAGGCACCGTGGGAATTATTGAGACACGAAACTTTCCGGCGGTTCAGACGGCGGCTTTGGCGACGGAGAGACTGAGGAGAGGAGTGGCGGAGTTGAAATCGGAGGCTCCGGCATTCACCTCCGGGATTATTCGGCTCCAA GTTCCAATCCAACAACGAATTCAAGCAATTGATTGGCTTTCTTCTCAGCCCCATCTTCTTCCTCGCACCTTCTTCTCCGGCAGAAGCAGACCCACTCATTCTTCTGCCCACAACATTTCCAATGGTAGCCATTCCTtcaaccaccaccaccacctgCTCAGCGTCGCCGGTGTGGGCTCTGCCGTCGTCTTCCGCCGCCTTCATTGCTTTTCCTATAACGATTGGGCGTCTATCAAGAG gttCCTGTCGAAAAAATGTCCACTGATTCGTGCTTATGGAGTTATTCGCTTTGATTCACGGGCAAACATATCGCCTGAATGGGAGCCCTTTGGATCGTTTTACTTTATGGTCCCTCAG GTCGAGTTTGATGAGTTCGAAGAAAACTCAATGCTTGCTGCTACTGTTGCTTGGGATCATGCCTGTTCTTGGACTTGGGAAAATGCTATTGAATCTCTTCAATCAACAATCGAACAG GTTTCTTCTAATAATGTAAATCTACAAAAAGATCTTCCACAGATACCCATACTAAGCTACACTCACGTTCCCAGCAAAACATTTTGGGAACGTGCAGTTGACAGGGCGTTGCAAGTGATTGACGGAAGCAACTCAGAACTCACGAAG GTCGTACTTGCACGTAGTACCCAAATAGTGACAGGTGTCGATATCGATCCTGTTACATGGGTCGCATGTTTACAG AAAGAGGGAAACAACTCTTATCAGTTTTGTGTCCAGCCATCCAATGCTCCTGCCTTCATCGGAAATACG CCCGAGCGCCTGTTCCATAGAGAAGGACTTGGCATTAAAAGTGACGCCTTAGCTGCAACCCGTGCAAGAGGCAGAACAGCTATTGAAGATATTAAAATAGAACATGATTTATTTTCCAA CCCCAAGGAGGACCTTGAGTTTTCCATTGTGAGGGaaaccataaaaaagaaattagag GCTGTATGTGACGCAGTAGTCGTTGAACCATATAAATCAGTGAGAAAACTTCCCAGAATTCAACATCTGTATGCTCAGCTGACTGGCAGATTGCGAAGCGAAGAAGATGAG tttgaaattttatctACGCTTCATCCAACTCCCGCGGTCTGTGGATTGCCAACAGAGGAGGCTCGAGATTTCATTGCAGAAACTG TATTTGATAGAGGGATGTACGCAGGGCCTGTTGGTTGGTTTGGAGGAGGTGAGAGTGAGTTTGCCGTGGGCATCAGATCAGCATTAGTGAAGAGA GGTCTTGGTGCCTTGATCTATGCGGGAACAGGGATAGTGAAAGGAAGCAATCCGTCTTCGGAGTGGGATGAATTGGAGCTCAAGATATCTCAG ATCTCTAGGTCGCTTGAACTAGAAGTGGTTCATGCACCCAATTGA
- the LOC101218602 gene encoding isochorismate synthase 2, chloroplastic isoform X1, producing the protein MSIANNSATGRHCLGFHQRLSRCRRISAAVAWRERGRRWGGEVCDSAAMDGCVGGSQEPGGTVGIIETRNFPAVQTAALATERLRRGVAELKSEAPAFTSGIIRLQVPIQQRIQAIDWLSSQPHLLPRTFFSGRSRPTHSSAHNISNGSHSFNHHHHLLSVAGVGSAVVFRRLHCFSYNDWASIKRFLSKKCPLIRAYGVIRFDSRANISPEWEPFGSFYFMVPQVEFDEFEENSMLAATVAWDHACSWTWENAIESLQSTIEQVSSNNVNLQKDLPQIPILSYTHVPSKTFWERAVDRALQVIDGSNSELTKVVLARSTQIVTGVDIDPVTWVACLQKEGNNSYQFCVQPSNAPAFIGNTPERLFHREGLGIKSDALAATRARGRTAIEDIKIEHDLFSNPKEDLEFSIVRETIKKKLEAVCDAVVVEPYKSVRKLPRIQHLYAQLTGRLRSEEDEFEILSTLHPTPAVCGLPTEEARDFIAETEVFDRGMYAGPVGWFGGGESEFAVGIRSALVKRGLGALIYAGTGIVKGSNPSSEWDELELKISQISRSLELEVVHAPN; encoded by the exons atgagCATTGCCAATAATTCAGCCACGGGACGACATTGTCTTGGGTTTCACCAGCGTCTGAGTCGCTGCCGCCGTATTTCAGCCGCCGTAGCTTGGAGGGAGCGAGGGCGGAGGTGGGGTGGGGAGGTTTGTGATTCCGCGGCGATGGATGGGTGCGTCGGAGGAAGTCAAGAACCTGGAGGCACCGTGGGAATTATTGAGACACGAAACTTTCCGGCGGTTCAGACGGCGGCTTTGGCGACGGAGAGACTGAGGAGAGGAGTGGCGGAGTTGAAATCGGAGGCTCCGGCATTCACCTCCGGGATTATTCGGCTCCAA GTTCCAATCCAACAACGAATTCAAGCAATTGATTGGCTTTCTTCTCAGCCCCATCTTCTTCCTCGCACCTTCTTCTCCGGCAGAAGCAGACCCACTCATTCTTCTGCCCACAACATTTCCAATGGTAGCCATTCCTtcaaccaccaccaccacctgCTCAGCGTCGCCGGTGTGGGCTCTGCCGTCGTCTTCCGCCGCCTTCATTGCTTTTCCTATAACGATTGGGCGTCTATCAAGAG gttCCTGTCGAAAAAATGTCCACTGATTCGTGCTTATGGAGTTATTCGCTTTGATTCACGGGCAAACATATCGCCTGAATGGGAGCCCTTTGGATCGTTTTACTTTATGGTCCCTCAG GTCGAGTTTGATGAGTTCGAAGAAAACTCAATGCTTGCTGCTACTGTTGCTTGGGATCATGCCTGTTCTTGGACTTGGGAAAATGCTATTGAATCTCTTCAATCAACAATCGAACAG GTTTCTTCTAATAATGTAAATCTACAAAAAGATCTTCCACAGATACCCATACTAAGCTACACTCACGTTCCCAGCAAAACATTTTGGGAACGTGCAGTTGACAGGGCGTTGCAAGTGATTGACGGAAGCAACTCAGAACTCACGAAG GTCGTACTTGCACGTAGTACCCAAATAGTGACAGGTGTCGATATCGATCCTGTTACATGGGTCGCATGTTTACAG AAAGAGGGAAACAACTCTTATCAGTTTTGTGTCCAGCCATCCAATGCTCCTGCCTTCATCGGAAATACG CCCGAGCGCCTGTTCCATAGAGAAGGACTTGGCATTAAAAGTGACGCCTTAGCTGCAACCCGTGCAAGAGGCAGAACAGCTATTGAAGATATTAAAATAGAACATGATTTATTTTCCAA CCCCAAGGAGGACCTTGAGTTTTCCATTGTGAGGGaaaccataaaaaagaaattagag GCTGTATGTGACGCAGTAGTCGTTGAACCATATAAATCAGTGAGAAAACTTCCCAGAATTCAACATCTGTATGCTCAGCTGACTGGCAGATTGCGAAGCGAAGAAGATGAG tttgaaattttatctACGCTTCATCCAACTCCCGCGGTCTGTGGATTGCCAACAGAGGAGGCTCGAGATTTCATTGCAGAAACTG AAGTATTTGATAGAGGGATGTACGCAGGGCCTGTTGGTTGGTTTGGAGGAGGTGAGAGTGAGTTTGCCGTGGGCATCAGATCAGCATTAGTGAAGAGA GGTCTTGGTGCCTTGATCTATGCGGGAACAGGGATAGTGAAAGGAAGCAATCCGTCTTCGGAGTGGGATGAATTGGAGCTCAAGATATCTCAG ATCTCTAGGTCGCTTGAACTAGAAGTGGTTCATGCACCCAATTGA
- the LOC101213180 gene encoding WRKY transcription factor 72A isoform X1, with the protein MEAQQALATIDDDRVQSTGEGDDKQASPNPKQHIHLKVPSMGDLEKPSMENLSVPSASNSITWKEEDDEQRHEERMKRTKVEMREVKEENERLKKYLDEIMKDYETLKRKFHEIKNNHDDQIREEGKKSTQTSGSTINNNNNDNDDDHQVEAEVDDMVSLRLGSRFSTHHQNKNTSSSSLSLTNKILDLKQDYVIQTPSTIDHSIHSPTHSEPKDQEEAGQTTWPPSKMPKPGGLPSPATGEDEVSQQNPPKKARVCVRARCDTPTMNDGCQWRKYGQKIAKGNPCPRAYYRCTGAPTCPVRKQVQRSVDDISILITTYEGTHNHPLPVSAMAMASTTSAAASMLLSGPSSSTSSQPGLNHSFTAPATAANLHGMNMYLSNNTNSKQFYLPNSSMLSSSLNHPTITLDLTSNPPSTSSSSPFHKIPLINNNNYPPKYPFTNLDFASSQPNFMSWNNNNNAYSNITKNNAIIGMGSDFAKQLPLHTNIYQACLQQLSKPSTTPQPPALPDTIAAATKAITSDPSFQSALAAALSSIIGGGETGPSVSSLVVGGGGGGGQGSMGFEAAKSLTCSTSKSTPSSSPGDSRDNGK; encoded by the exons ATGGAGGCTCAACAAGCTTTGGCAACCATTGATGATGACAGAGTTCAATCAACTGGAGAAGGAGATGATAAACAAGCTTCTCCTAATCCTAAACAACATATTCATCTTAAg gtccCTTCTATGGGTGACTTGGAAAAGCCTTCCATGGAAAATCTTTCAGTCCCATCAGCTTCTAATTCAATAACTTGGAAGGAAGAg GATGATGAGCAACGTCatgaagaaagaatgaaaaggaCGAAAGTTGAAATGAGGGAAGTAAAGGAAGAAAACGAGaggttaaagaaatatttggatgaaataatgaaagattATGAGacattgaaaaggaaattccATGAGATTAAGAATAATCATGATGATCAAATTAGAGAAGAAGGCAAAAAATCAACACAAACAAGTGGAagtacaataaataataataataatgataatgatgaCGATCATCAAGTTGAAGCTGAAGTTGATGACATGGTTTCACTCAGATTAGGATCAAGATTCTCAACCCATCATCAAAACAAGaacacttcttcttcttccttatcTCTAACTAATAAGATCTTAGATCTCAAACAAGATTATGTTATTCAAACCCCATCAACTATTGATCACAGTATTCATAGTCCAACCCACAGCGAACCTAAAGATCAGGAAGAAGCCGGACAGACGACTTGGCCGCCGAGTAAAATGCCGAAGCCTGGCGGTTTGCCCTCACCTGCTACCGGAGAAGATGAAGTTTCTCAACAGAATCCTCCTAAGAAAGCTAGGGTTTGTGTTAGAGCTCGATGTGATACTCCAACG ATGAACGATGGATGTCAATGGAGAAAATATGGACAAAAGATAGCAAAAGGAAATCCATGCCCTAGAGCTTATTATCGATGCACGGGTGCACCCACTTGTCCCGTTAGAAAACAA GTACAAAGGAGTGTTGATGATATTTCCATACTAATAACAACCTATGAAGGAACTCACAACCATCCTCTACCTGTTTCAGCCATGGCCATGGCTTCCACCACCTCCGCTGCCGCTTCCATGCTACTCTCGGGCCCTTCCTCCTCCACCTCCTCCCAACCTGGCCTAAACCATTCATTTACCGCTCCTGCGACTGCTGCGAATCTTCATGGAATGAACATGTATCTCTCTAACAACACCAATTCAAAGCAATTCTATTTGCCAAACTCTTCAATGCTATCTTCCTCTCTAAACCATCCCACAATCACTCTAGATCTCACTTCAAATCCTCCTTCAACTTCCTCCTCTTCTCCTTTCCATAAAATCcctttaattaataacaataattatccCCCAAAATATCCCTTCACAAATCTTGACTTTGCCTCTTCACAGCCCAATTTCATGTCTtggaataataacaataatgctTATAGTAATATTACCAAAAACAATGCAATAATAGGAATGGGATCGGATTTTGCTAAACAACTTCCTCTTCATACTAACATCTACCAAGCTTGTCTTCAACAACTTTCTAAACCTTCAACGACTCCCCAGCCACCAGCTCTACCAGATACGATAGCAGCGGCAACTAAGGCAATTACATCAGACCCGAGTTTCCAATCGGCATTGGCGGCTGCGTTGAGTTCGATTATCGGAGGCGGGGAGACGGGTCCGAGTGTTTCTAGCTTAGTTgttggaggaggaggaggaggaggacaAGGAAGTATGGGGTTTGAGGCAGCTAAGTCGTTAACATGCTCTACTTCTAAGAGTACTCCTTCTTCATCTCCTGGGGATAGTAGAGATAATGGGAAGTGA
- the LOC101218602 gene encoding isochorismate synthase 2, chloroplastic isoform X3 — protein MSIANNSATGRHCLGFHQRLSRCRRISAAVAWRERGRRWGGEVCDSAAMDGCVGGSQEPGGTVGIIETRNFPAVQTAALATERLRRGVAELKSEAPAFTSGIIRLQVPIQQRIQAIDWLSSQPHLLPRTFFSGRSRPTHSSAHNISNGSHSFNHHHHLLSVAGVGSAVVFRRLHCFSYNDWASIKRFLSKKCPLIRAYGVIRFDSRANISPEWEPFGSFYFMVPQVEFDEFEENSMLAATVAWDHACSWTWENAIESLQSTIEQVSSNNVNLQKDLPQIPILSYTHVPSKTFWERAVDRALQVIDGSNSELTKVVLARSTQIVTGVDIDPVTWVACLQKEGNNSYQFCVQPSNAPAFIGNTPERLFHREGLGIKSDALAATRARGRTAIEDIKIEHDLFSNPKEDLEFSIVRETIKKKLEAVCDAVVVEPYKSVRKLPRIQHLYAQLTGRLRSEEDEFEILSTLHPTPAVCGLPTEEARDFIAETGPVGWFGGGESEFAVGIRSALVKRGLGALIYAGTGIVKGSNPSSEWDELELKISQISRSLELEVVHAPN, from the exons atgagCATTGCCAATAATTCAGCCACGGGACGACATTGTCTTGGGTTTCACCAGCGTCTGAGTCGCTGCCGCCGTATTTCAGCCGCCGTAGCTTGGAGGGAGCGAGGGCGGAGGTGGGGTGGGGAGGTTTGTGATTCCGCGGCGATGGATGGGTGCGTCGGAGGAAGTCAAGAACCTGGAGGCACCGTGGGAATTATTGAGACACGAAACTTTCCGGCGGTTCAGACGGCGGCTTTGGCGACGGAGAGACTGAGGAGAGGAGTGGCGGAGTTGAAATCGGAGGCTCCGGCATTCACCTCCGGGATTATTCGGCTCCAA GTTCCAATCCAACAACGAATTCAAGCAATTGATTGGCTTTCTTCTCAGCCCCATCTTCTTCCTCGCACCTTCTTCTCCGGCAGAAGCAGACCCACTCATTCTTCTGCCCACAACATTTCCAATGGTAGCCATTCCTtcaaccaccaccaccacctgCTCAGCGTCGCCGGTGTGGGCTCTGCCGTCGTCTTCCGCCGCCTTCATTGCTTTTCCTATAACGATTGGGCGTCTATCAAGAG gttCCTGTCGAAAAAATGTCCACTGATTCGTGCTTATGGAGTTATTCGCTTTGATTCACGGGCAAACATATCGCCTGAATGGGAGCCCTTTGGATCGTTTTACTTTATGGTCCCTCAG GTCGAGTTTGATGAGTTCGAAGAAAACTCAATGCTTGCTGCTACTGTTGCTTGGGATCATGCCTGTTCTTGGACTTGGGAAAATGCTATTGAATCTCTTCAATCAACAATCGAACAG GTTTCTTCTAATAATGTAAATCTACAAAAAGATCTTCCACAGATACCCATACTAAGCTACACTCACGTTCCCAGCAAAACATTTTGGGAACGTGCAGTTGACAGGGCGTTGCAAGTGATTGACGGAAGCAACTCAGAACTCACGAAG GTCGTACTTGCACGTAGTACCCAAATAGTGACAGGTGTCGATATCGATCCTGTTACATGGGTCGCATGTTTACAG AAAGAGGGAAACAACTCTTATCAGTTTTGTGTCCAGCCATCCAATGCTCCTGCCTTCATCGGAAATACG CCCGAGCGCCTGTTCCATAGAGAAGGACTTGGCATTAAAAGTGACGCCTTAGCTGCAACCCGTGCAAGAGGCAGAACAGCTATTGAAGATATTAAAATAGAACATGATTTATTTTCCAA CCCCAAGGAGGACCTTGAGTTTTCCATTGTGAGGGaaaccataaaaaagaaattagag GCTGTATGTGACGCAGTAGTCGTTGAACCATATAAATCAGTGAGAAAACTTCCCAGAATTCAACATCTGTATGCTCAGCTGACTGGCAGATTGCGAAGCGAAGAAGATGAG tttgaaattttatctACGCTTCATCCAACTCCCGCGGTCTGTGGATTGCCAACAGAGGAGGCTCGAGATTTCATTGCAGAAACTG GGCCTGTTGGTTGGTTTGGAGGAGGTGAGAGTGAGTTTGCCGTGGGCATCAGATCAGCATTAGTGAAGAGA GGTCTTGGTGCCTTGATCTATGCGGGAACAGGGATAGTGAAAGGAAGCAATCCGTCTTCGGAGTGGGATGAATTGGAGCTCAAGATATCTCAG ATCTCTAGGTCGCTTGAACTAGAAGTGGTTCATGCACCCAATTGA
- the LOC101213180 gene encoding WRKY transcription factor 72A isoform X2 — translation MEAQQALATIDDDRVQSTGEGDDKQASPNPKQHIHLKDDEQRHEERMKRTKVEMREVKEENERLKKYLDEIMKDYETLKRKFHEIKNNHDDQIREEGKKSTQTSGSTINNNNNDNDDDHQVEAEVDDMVSLRLGSRFSTHHQNKNTSSSSLSLTNKILDLKQDYVIQTPSTIDHSIHSPTHSEPKDQEEAGQTTWPPSKMPKPGGLPSPATGEDEVSQQNPPKKARVCVRARCDTPTMNDGCQWRKYGQKIAKGNPCPRAYYRCTGAPTCPVRKQVQRSVDDISILITTYEGTHNHPLPVSAMAMASTTSAAASMLLSGPSSSTSSQPGLNHSFTAPATAANLHGMNMYLSNNTNSKQFYLPNSSMLSSSLNHPTITLDLTSNPPSTSSSSPFHKIPLINNNNYPPKYPFTNLDFASSQPNFMSWNNNNNAYSNITKNNAIIGMGSDFAKQLPLHTNIYQACLQQLSKPSTTPQPPALPDTIAAATKAITSDPSFQSALAAALSSIIGGGETGPSVSSLVVGGGGGGGQGSMGFEAAKSLTCSTSKSTPSSSPGDSRDNGK, via the exons ATGGAGGCTCAACAAGCTTTGGCAACCATTGATGATGACAGAGTTCAATCAACTGGAGAAGGAGATGATAAACAAGCTTCTCCTAATCCTAAACAACATATTCATCTTAAg GATGATGAGCAACGTCatgaagaaagaatgaaaaggaCGAAAGTTGAAATGAGGGAAGTAAAGGAAGAAAACGAGaggttaaagaaatatttggatgaaataatgaaagattATGAGacattgaaaaggaaattccATGAGATTAAGAATAATCATGATGATCAAATTAGAGAAGAAGGCAAAAAATCAACACAAACAAGTGGAagtacaataaataataataataatgataatgatgaCGATCATCAAGTTGAAGCTGAAGTTGATGACATGGTTTCACTCAGATTAGGATCAAGATTCTCAACCCATCATCAAAACAAGaacacttcttcttcttccttatcTCTAACTAATAAGATCTTAGATCTCAAACAAGATTATGTTATTCAAACCCCATCAACTATTGATCACAGTATTCATAGTCCAACCCACAGCGAACCTAAAGATCAGGAAGAAGCCGGACAGACGACTTGGCCGCCGAGTAAAATGCCGAAGCCTGGCGGTTTGCCCTCACCTGCTACCGGAGAAGATGAAGTTTCTCAACAGAATCCTCCTAAGAAAGCTAGGGTTTGTGTTAGAGCTCGATGTGATACTCCAACG ATGAACGATGGATGTCAATGGAGAAAATATGGACAAAAGATAGCAAAAGGAAATCCATGCCCTAGAGCTTATTATCGATGCACGGGTGCACCCACTTGTCCCGTTAGAAAACAA GTACAAAGGAGTGTTGATGATATTTCCATACTAATAACAACCTATGAAGGAACTCACAACCATCCTCTACCTGTTTCAGCCATGGCCATGGCTTCCACCACCTCCGCTGCCGCTTCCATGCTACTCTCGGGCCCTTCCTCCTCCACCTCCTCCCAACCTGGCCTAAACCATTCATTTACCGCTCCTGCGACTGCTGCGAATCTTCATGGAATGAACATGTATCTCTCTAACAACACCAATTCAAAGCAATTCTATTTGCCAAACTCTTCAATGCTATCTTCCTCTCTAAACCATCCCACAATCACTCTAGATCTCACTTCAAATCCTCCTTCAACTTCCTCCTCTTCTCCTTTCCATAAAATCcctttaattaataacaataattatccCCCAAAATATCCCTTCACAAATCTTGACTTTGCCTCTTCACAGCCCAATTTCATGTCTtggaataataacaataatgctTATAGTAATATTACCAAAAACAATGCAATAATAGGAATGGGATCGGATTTTGCTAAACAACTTCCTCTTCATACTAACATCTACCAAGCTTGTCTTCAACAACTTTCTAAACCTTCAACGACTCCCCAGCCACCAGCTCTACCAGATACGATAGCAGCGGCAACTAAGGCAATTACATCAGACCCGAGTTTCCAATCGGCATTGGCGGCTGCGTTGAGTTCGATTATCGGAGGCGGGGAGACGGGTCCGAGTGTTTCTAGCTTAGTTgttggaggaggaggaggaggaggacaAGGAAGTATGGGGTTTGAGGCAGCTAAGTCGTTAACATGCTCTACTTCTAAGAGTACTCCTTCTTCATCTCCTGGGGATAGTAGAGATAATGGGAAGTGA
- the LOC101218205 gene encoding hypersensitive-induced response protein-like protein 1 — translation MGNLFCCVKVDQSTVAIRETFGKFDEVVEPGCHCLPWFLGAQIAGTLSLRLQQLDVRCETKTKDNVFVNVVASIQYRALADKANDAFYKLSNTRSQIQAYVFDVIRASVPKLNLDDAFEQKNDIAKAVEDELEKAMSAYGFEIVQTLIVDIEPDEHVKRAMNEINAAARLRVAANEKAEAEKILQIKRAEGEAEAKYLSGLGIARQRQAIVDGLRDSVLGFSVNVPGTTAKDVMDMVLVTQYFDTMKEIGAASKSTSVFIPHGPGAVRDVASQIRDGLLQGAATSH, via the exons ATGGGTaatcttttttgttgtgtGAAAGTGGACCAGTCCACTGTAGCTATCAGGGAGACGTTTGgcaaatttgatgaagttgTTGAGCCAGGATGCCATTGCTTGCCTTGGTTTCTTGGAGCCCAGATCGCCGGCACTCTGTCTCTCCGGTTGCAACAATTGGATGTGCGATGCGAGACCAAGACAAAG GATAATGTGTTCGTTAATGTGGTTGCCTCTATTCAATATCGAGCACTGGCGGATAAAGCAAATGATGCATTCTACAAGCTCAGCAATACAAGGTCCCAGATCCAGGCTTATGTTTTTGATG TGATCAGGGCAAGTGTTCCAAAACTCAACTTGGATGATGCTTTTGAGCAGAAAAATGATATTGCTAAAGCAGTAGAAGATGAACTTGAGAAG GCTATGTCGGCTTATGGCTTTGAGATTGTCCAAACCCTCATTGTTGATATAGAACCAGACGAGCATGTTAAGAGAGCAATGAATGAAATTAATGCTG CTGCTAGATTAAGGGTGGCAGCAAATGAGAAGGCAGAAGCAGAGAAAATTTTACAGATTAAGCGAGCCGAGGGTGAAGCTGAAGCCAAGTATTTGTCAGGTTTGGGTATTGCTCGGCAGCGTCAAGCAATTGTGGATGGTTTAAGAGACAGTGTTTTGGGTTTCTCTGTTAATGTTCCTGGGACGACAGCAAAGGATGTTATGGATATGGTGCTTGTGACCCAGTATTTTGACACCATGAAGGAAATTGGAGCTGCCTCGAAATCAACTTCTGTGTTTATACCTCATGGACCTGGAGCTGTTCGAGATGTCGCATCACAGATTCGTGATGGACTTCTTCAGGGTGCCGCTACTTCTCACTAG